From the genome of Malus domestica chromosome 04, GDT2T_hap1, one region includes:
- the LOC103434158 gene encoding PITH domain-containing protein At3g04780-like → MSAESASAIQRSQVDLLDFIDWSGVECLNQSTSHSVANALKQGYREDDGLNLESDADEQLLIYIPFLQVVKLHSIIVKGPEDEGPKTMKLFSNKEHMGFSNVNDYPASDTIDLSPDNLKGKPVVLKYVKFQNVRSLTVFIEDNQSGSESTKVQKIVLCGTTVETTDMKGLKKIEDGH, encoded by the exons ATGTCTGCAGAATCGGCTAGTGCAATCCAAAGAAGCCAA GTTGATCTATTGGACTTCATAGATTGGTCAGGTGTTGAATGCCTCAACCAAAGCACTTCTCACTCTGTTGCCAACGCTCTCAAGCAG GGTTATAGAGAAGATGATGGTTTGAATCTGGAGAGCGATGCGGATGAGCAGCTTTTGATTTATATACCTTTTCTTCAAGTCGTAAAACTACACTCTATCATCGTCAAGGGGCCTGAAGACGAAG GTCCCAAGAccatgaaacttttttcaaacAAGGAGCACATGGGATTCAG CAACGTCAATGACTACCCAGCAAGTGACACCATTGATTTATCCCCTGATAATTTAAAG GGAAAACCAGTTGTTTTGAAGTATGTCAAGTTTCAAAATGTTCGCAG CTTGACTGTTTTTATCGAGGACAATCAATCCGGCTCAGAAAGCACAAAAGTTCAAAAGATTGTTCTTTGTGGAACAAC GGTGGAAACGACAGACATGAAGGGCttgaagaaaattgaggacGGACACTGA
- the LOC103434332 gene encoding probable aldo-keto reductase 1 — MHEMKKLVEEGKVKYIGLSEASPNTVRRAHTVHPITDLQIEWSLWTRDIEEDIVPLCRELRIGMVPYSTLGRGFFGGKGVVDSVSANSYVTSQPR; from the exons ATGCATGAGATGAAGAAACTAGTGGAAGAAGGAAAAGTAAAGTATATCGGGTTATCTGAAGCCAGCCCGAACACAGTAAGGAGGGCACACACAGTTCATCCGATCACAGATTTACAAATCGAGTGGTCCCTCTGGACTCGTGATATTGAGGAAGATATTGTTCCACTTTGCAG GGAGCTTCGCATTGGAATGGTTCCATATAGTACACTTGGTCGTGGATTTTTCGGTGGCAAAGGTGTAGTTGACAGTGTTTCTGCAAATAGTTATGTG ACCTCACAGCCCCGGTAG